In Scomber japonicus isolate fScoJap1 chromosome 7, fScoJap1.pri, whole genome shotgun sequence, one genomic interval encodes:
- the irf4l gene encoding interferon regulatory factor 4, with protein sequence MNPDVDYGGSGSSGNGKLRQWLIEQVDCGKYPGLVWENDEKTIFRIPWKHAGKQDYNRDEDAALFKAWALFKGKFREGIDKPDPPTWKTRLRCALNKSNDFEELVERSQLDISDPYKVYRIIPEGAKKRPRQEDSPLSPMSYGGHATYPALQTQMPPYLNPAECNWRDFATEQTTLPELTFSQCPCPPRSLPWQGPAMENGYQLRASIYSYGPADSQSSPFTLDAGIRSAEPLSDFRLHVSVFFRGNLVREVTTSSPKGCHLTPCSPEEKHYLSPEGLELVPLPVDSLSAQRRAEDCPPSPPTNLERGVFLWMTPDGLYARRLCQSRVYWQAGLSAYGEKPNKLDREVTCKLLHTQDYLTEIQSYGLHGRPLPHFQVLLNFGDECLDPQRQRRTLTVQVEPLFARQLLYYAQQTGGYYRSYEHPGVTDHINTTEDYQRAITHHHSSSLQE encoded by the exons ATGAACCCCGACGTGGATTACGGTGGCTCCGGGAGCAGCGGTAACGGGAAGCTGAGGCAGTGGCTGATCGAGCAGGTGGACTGCGGGAAATATCCCGGTCTGGTGTGGGAAAACGATGAGAAAACCATCTTCAGGATACCATGGAAACACGCCGGGAAACAGGACTACAACCGGGATGAGGATGCCGCGCTTTTCAAG GCCTGGGCGCTGTTTAAAGGCAAGTTTCGGGAGGGGATCGACAAGCCAGACCCGCCGACCTGGAAGACACGTCTCCGCTGCGCCCTCAACAAGAGCAATGACTTTGAGGAACTGGTGGAGAGGAGCCAGCTTGACATCTCAGACCCTTACAAAGTCTACCGCATCATCCCCGAGGGAGCCAAGAAAA GACCCAGACAGGAAGACAGTCCTCTGAGTCCGATGAGCTATGGGGGGCACGCGACCTACCCTGCCCTGCAAACTCAG ATGCCTCCGTACCTGAATCCAGCTGAATGCAACTGGAGAGACTTTGCTACGGAGCAGACCACCCTGCCGGAGCTGACCTTCTCTCAGTGTCCCTGTCCCCCTCGCAGCTTGCCGTGGCAGGGGCCAGCTATGGAGAATG ggtatCAGCTCAGAGCCTCAATTTACTCTTACGGTCCTGCTGATAGTCAGTCTTCGCCTTTTACACTGGACGCCGGCATCAGATCAGCGGAGCCACTTTCAG ATTTCCGTCTGCATGTGTCTGTATTTTTCCGGGGCAATCTGGTGAGAGAGGTTACCACCTCCAGTCCGAAGGGGTGTCACCTCACTCCGTGCTCCCCAGAGGAGAAGCACTACCTTTCCCCAGAAGGCCTGGAGCTAGTGCCTCTGCCTGTGGACAGCCTCTCAGCTCAGAGGAGAGCGGAGGATTGTCCACCGAGTCCTCCGACCAACCTGGAGAggggagtgtttttgtggatGACTCCAGACGGACTCTACGCCCGCAGACTGTGTCAGAGCCGAGTGTACTGGCAGGCAGGACTGTCGGCGTACGGAGAGAAGCCCAACAAGCTGGACAGAGAGGTCACCTGTAAACTCCTCCACACACAGGACTACCTCACAG AGATCCAGAGTTACGGGCTCCACGGTCGGCCACTGCCTCATTTCCAGGTCCTGCTGAATTTCGGAGATGAGTGTCTGGACCCACAGAGACAAAGAAGGACCCTCACTGTCCAG GTGGAGCCGCTGTTTGCCAGGCAGCTCCTGTACTACGCCCAGCAGACAGGCGGCTACTATCGCAGCTACGAGCACCCGGGAGTCACGGATCACATAAACACCACCGAGGACTACCAGAGAGCCATCACGCACCATCacagcagcagcctgcaggAGTGA